The sequence CATGATGCAGCCCATGGAGACCAGGGGTGCCGTGGAGAAGCCAAACTCTTCGGCCCCCAGCAGGGCGGCGATCACCACATCGCGGCCCGTTTTCATTTGGCCATCGGTTTCGACCACCACCCGACTGCGCAGGTTGTTCAGCACTAGGGTTTGGTGGGTTTCAGCCAGGCCCAGTTCCCAGGGCAGACCCGCGTGCTTGATCGAGGTTTGGGGTGAGGCCCCAGTGCCGCCGTCGAACCCGGCAATCAGAATCACATCGGCGTGGGCCTTGGCCACCCCAGCGGCGATGGTGCCGACGCCCACCTCCGACACCAGCTTGACGTTAACCCGAGCCTCGCGGTTGGCGTTCTTGAGGTCGTGGATCAGCTCGGCCAGGTCTTCGATCGAGTAGATGTCGTGGTGGGGCGGCGGCGAGATCAGGCCCACGCCGGGGGTGGAGTGGCGCACCTTGGCGATCCAGGGATAGACTTTGCGGCCCGGTAGCTGGCCGCCTTCGCCGGGTTTCGCTCCCTGGGCCATTTTGATTTGCAGCTCCTGGGCCTGGGAGAGGTAGAGGCTGGTGACGCCGAAGCGACCGGAGGCCACCTGCTTGATGGCGCTGTTTTTGGAGTCGCCTTTCTCATTTGTCCAGGTGTAGCGATCGGGGTCTTCGCCGCCCTCGCCCGTGTTCGATTTGCCGCCCAGGCGATTCATGGCGATCGCCAGTGCTTCGTGGGCCTCTTTAGATATCGACCCGTAGCTCATCGCCCCGGTCTTAAACCGCCGGGTGATCGCCTCTACCGGCTCTACCTCGTCGATAGAAATCGGCTCTCGTGGCTTGAACTGAAGCAGATCGCGCAGGCGAAATAGCTGCTTTTCTTGCTCGTTCACCAGGGCGGCGTAGCGCTTGTAGGCCTCGTAATCACCCGTTCTCACCGCCTTTTGCAGGGAATGAATGATTTCGGGGCTAAACAGGTGGGCCTCACCTTCTTTACGCCACTGGTAGTCGCCGCCCGCGTCGAGGGTAATGTGGTCGGTGGGGCGATCGGGGAAGGCGTGGCGGTGACGCTTGAGGGCTTCTTCAGCGAGCACGTCAAGCCCCACGCCCTGAATGCGGGAGGCCGTCCAGGTGAAGTACTGGTCAACGACGGTGTGGTTGAGGCCCAGGGCTTCGAAGATTTGCGCGCCGCGATAGCTCTGGATGGTGGAAATGCCGATCTTGGAGGCGATTTTGATCACACCCTTGGTGACGGCCTTGATGAAGTTCTGGCAGGCTTTGTCGAAGTCCATCGGGGGCAGCAGCTGATCGCTGATCATGCCCTCGATGGTGTCAAACACGAGGTAAGGGTTGATTGCGCCGCAGCCGTAGCCGATCAGGGTGGCGAAGTGGTGCACTTCGCGGGGTTCGCCCGACTCAAGCACCAGGCCAACGCGGGTGCGGGTGCCGTTGCGAATCAGGTGGTGGTGCAGACCGGCGACGGCGAGGAGCGCAGGAATCGGGGCGTGGTCGGCGTCGATGGTGCGATCGCTCAAAATGATCAGGCTGGTGCCGCTGGCGATCGCCTCATCCGCCACCTTAAAAATACTCTCCAGCGCCGACTCCAGCCCGGCCTCACCCTCAGCCGCTGGAAACACCATCGGTAGTGTCACCGAGGAGAAGCCCTGTTCGCCCGCCTGCTTCAGCTTCGCCAGCTCGACATTGGTGATGATTGGCGTTTTGAGGTTGATTAGCCGACAGCTCTCGGGCTCGGGCTTGAGCAGATTGCGCTCACTGCCGATGGTGGTATCGGCAGAGGTGATGATCGCCTCGCGGATGGAGTCGATGGGCGGGTTGGTCACCTGGGCAAACAGCTGGTGGAAGTAGTCGTACAGCAGCCGGGGCTTGTTGGAGAGCACGGGCAGCGGCGTGTCGGTACCCATCGCCCCGATGGCCTCGACACCGTTCTCAGCCATGGGCTTGAGCAGCAGCCGCAATTCTTCGAAGGTATAGCCAAAGGCGGTTTGGAGGATGGGGAGTGGGTGGGTAGATGGGTGGATGGGTAGATGGGTGGATGAGTCGGGCAGATCTGCTAGTTTCACCAGGTGCTGATCGAGCCATTCGCGGTAAGGTTGCTCGGCGGCGATCTGGTGTTTGATCTCTTCGTCGGAGACAATCCGGCCCTCGTCCATGTTCACCAAAAACATGCGGCCCGGCTCCAGGCGACCTTTGTAGGCCACATTCTCAGGGGCGATCGGCAGCACCCCCGCCTCCGAGGCCATGATCACCAGGTCATCTTTGGTCACCGTATAGCGGGAGGGGCGCAGACCGTTGCGATCGAGCACTGCCCCCATCATGGTGCCGTCGGTGAATGCGATCGCCGCCGGCCCGTCCCAGGGCTCCATCAGGCAGGCATGATATTCGTAGAAGGCCTTCTTCTCAGGGCTCATCGACTCGTGGGCCGTCCAGGGTTCGGGCACCATCATCATCATGGCGTGGGGCAGCGATCGGCCCGCCAGGGTCATGAGTTCCAGCGTGTTGTCGAAGATGCCCGAGTCGCTGCCATCTTTGTTGATCAGCGGCTTGGCCCGCTCCAGATCGCCGCCAAATAGCTCAGCTTCAAACATCGACTGGCGGGCATACATCCAGTTGATGTTGCCGCGCAGGGTGTTAATTTCGCCGTTGTGGGCCACATAGCGGTAGGGGTGCGCCCGCTCCCAGCTGGGGAAGGTGTTGGTGCTAAAGCGCGAGTGCACTAGGGCCAGGGCGCTTTCCATATCGCTGTCGGCCAGGTCGGGGAAATACAGCCCTACCTGCTCCGGCGTCAGCATACCCTTGTAAACCACCGTGCGGCACGACAGGCTGGTGGCGTACAGGTAGGGGTCAATGCCAGTGGAGTTAATGGCGGAGTGCGCCCGCTTGCGAATGATGTAGAGTTTGCGCTCAAAGGCCTGGTCATCGGCCAGATCAACCGAGCGCTGAATAAACACCTGCTGCATGAAGGGTTCGCTGGCCTTGGCGGTTTCCCCTAGAGAGGCATTATCGGTAGGCACATCACGCCAGCCCAGTACCTTCTGCCCTTCCTCGGCGACAATCTGCTCGAAGACTTGGCGACCTTCTGCCCGCTCCGCTGCCTTTGGTGACGAGAAAAAGAACCCCACCCCGTAGTGCCCCGGTGCCGGTAGGGTAATGCTCTCTGCTGCCGCCACCTTAGCCATAAATTTGTGGGGCATTTGCAGCAAAATACCCGCCCCGTCGCCGGTATTGGCCTCGGCCCCCACCGCACCCCGGTGGGCCAGGTTCACCAAAATCGTCAGCCCCTGCTGCACGATGGTGTGTGACTGCGCGCCTTTCATATGAACAATAAAGCCAACACCGCAGGCATCGTGCTCGTACTGCGGATGGTAAAGACCTTGGGCTTGAGGCGGTTGGGATAGGGTCATTGATTTATCGGGCAAAACGATGGAACTCAAACAGGGACAGCTATAGACCAGCCTAGCTATTTTCTGATCAGGCGCAGGCTGCTGACCCGTCTCTTAAGAAAATAATCAGATCAGCGACCCTTAAAGATTGCGAAATATCACAAAATTCAGGAGTTTTTAATGGACGAGAATTTCTGCTAAATCAAGCACATCTATAGGAAAAGATACACCAAGGCCAAGGTTTTTCAGTCATGGCATCACTCTGAGGCCAGCTTGGCCAGAAGTGGAATAGGGCAAAATCTGAGATTTAAGGTGATTTCTTGCGTTCTTCTGCCTAAATAGTCGGTACTGCCACTATTTGAGCTGGCACTGTCACACTGGAGACAAAGCTAGACGTCACTTTTGTCAAGCAAAACAGCCCCCGCGAAGGCTGACCCCTTAGGTTGATGATTCAGAACAGGCTGAGATCAAATCGAGTTTTCGCCTATTGATTACCCAGTAAAAAAATGTATTGACCTGAACCAACGGGTTTGACCATGGAAGTCAATCTCTGGCAGCAGTAAATCGGTTTTTGCAGCCGTTAAAGCCCAAGGGATACATCCCACTTTTGCAATGTCTTACCCCTCGCTGATCAGCTGGAGCAGTTGTTCGGTGGAGATCTTGCCGCTCATATCGGTGCCTTCGAGCAGGCTGTCGGCTAGATCGCGTTTTTGCTTGTGCAAGTCCACAATTTTTTCTTCGATCGTGTTCTTGGCCACCAGGCGATAGATGGTGACCGGGCGTAGCTGGCCGATGCGGTGGGCGCGATCGCTCGCCTGATCCTCCACCGCCGGGTTCCACCAGGGGTCCATGTGGATCACATAATCTGCCGCTGTCAGGTTGAGGCCCGTGCCCCCAGCTTTCAGGCTGATTAAAAACACGTCGCCCTCCCCCGCCTGAAAGGCATCGACCCGCTTTTTGCGATCTTTAGCGGGGGTGCTGCCATCGAGGTACTGGTAGGCGATGTTTTGCCCGTCGAGAAATTCTCGCAGAATGCTCAGGTGGTCGACGAACTGACTAAAGACCAGAGCTTTGTGGTTGTTCTCCAGCAGTTCTTCGAGCACTTCGCCAAAGGCTTCGAGTTTGGCGCTGGGCAGCGGCGTTTCGGCTTTGACTAGGCGGGTGTTGCAGCAGGCGCGGCGCAGCTTCATAATTTCGGCCAGCACTTGCAGGTGTTTGGTGCCCGACTCGATGGTGGGGTCGGCCAGTTTTTCTACCGCCTCTCGCCGGAGCGCCTCGTAAAACGCCATTTCTTGAGTGCTCAGTTCCACTTGGAGCGTCACCTCGGTGCGGGCGGGCAATTCGTCGAGCACCTGGGTCTTGGTCCGCCGCAGAATGAAGGGCTGAATTAATTTCTTGAGCCGGTTGCGGGCCTGCTTGTCCTGGTTGCGCTCGATCGCATTGGCATACCGCTGGCTAAACTGGTCTTGGGAACCCAGCAGACCGGGGTTGATAAACCGAAACAGGTTCCACAGTTCCCCCAGGTGATTTTCAATCGGGGTGCCGGTGGTGAGAATCTTAAACCCACCCTGGAGCTTCATCGCGGCCTTAGAGCGCTTGGTGGCAGAATTTTTAATCGCCTGGGCCTCATCGAGCACAATGGTTTGCCACTCGACCTTGGCCAGCATATCTGACACATCATCCTGCTGGAGCAGGCCGTAGCTGCACACCAGCAGATCAAAGGGTTTGAGGTCATCCAGCACTTTTTGTCGATGGCCCGTGCCAAACTGCATCGGCCTCAGCGTTGGGGCAAACTTCTCGGCCTCGCTGAGCCAGTTCATACACACTGAGGTGGGCGCAATGATTAGCGTTGGCCCCTCGGGGGCGCGGGCCAGAATCACCGCTAGGGCTTGCAGGGTTTTGCCCAGACCCATATCGTCGGCCAGGCAGGCCCCTACGCCCCAGTGGGCCAACCGCGCCAGCCAGTTGAAGCCATCCACTTGGTAGTCCCGCAATTCAGCCTGCAAGGTTGACGGCAGTTCGGGCTTCAGACTCTGCGCCTCCTTCAGACGCTTGAGGTGGTCTTTCCAATGTTTGTCGGTTTTGAGCTGGCCCACCTCGTCCATCCAGTCTTCCATGGCCAACGAGGCCAGGGGGTGGAAGCGCACGCCGTCGCCGCTTTTCTCGGAGTAGGTGCGCAGGTCGTCAAGGCGTTTGCGAAACTCTTGAGTGAGGGCAAGAAACTGGCCGTCCGCTAGCTTGATAAACCGCCCCGGAGACTTCTCTAGCAGCTCCATCAGTCGCTGCATATCCATAATCTGGTCATCGCTGATTTGCAGCTCACCGCTGGCGGCAAACCAGTCGCGCTGGCGCTGAATTTGAATTTTGAAGTTGCTGAGGCCAACCCGGTTGGTAATCCGCATTTTTTCGCCCTCGGGCCACTCCACCACAGCCTGGTCGCCCAAATCTTGAATTTCGATCAGCAGCTCTAGGCAGGTTTCGGGATCTTCAATCAGCCATTCGCCGTCTTCGTCGTCGAGGCGTTGCAGAGTGGGGCAGGTGGTTTCAACGGTGCGAGCCAGCTTTTTCTCTTCTTTTAAATTGCGGTGGGTTTGCAGGCGGCGACCGTCGATCTCGGCGATCACCATTTCGCCGCCGGTGCCGGGGCGGTAGTAGGGGCCATCGTCGCCAAAGGGACGAGTTAGCAGCGAGACTTTGAGGCCTTCGCCAGCGGGCAGCAAGTGCAGGTGGGGCTGGGGCACCGCTGCCACTTCTTCGGCATCGGCCACGCCGCCGCCAATGTCAGAGTGCACCGTAACCAGGCCAGCCACAGCGTTGATGGCGGCAAGCACCTGCTCTTTGGCGGTTTCGGGCACCTCTAGGGCATTCTTTGGCCCGAGCACCTCGGCGATGCGGTGGTGGCTGGCGGCAAACTCTACCACCTTGAGCCGGGTGGGGGTTTCTTTGAACAACGTGATGGCTTTTTTCTGCTCCACGGGAGGGGTCAGTGAAATTTCGAGCTTGCCCGCGCCCGCCTGACGCACTAGCAGCGCCGGTTCACCCTTGACCACATCGACGCGGGTGGTAGGTGAGTCTTCCCAAAACACCAGGGGGTGTCCGACTAAGGCCACCAGCGCCTGGTCAGAAAAGGTGTAGTTGTCGTAGCCGTAGGCGTAGGGGTCGGCAGTCAGGTGGGCACAGATATTCAGGTCTTGGGGGGTGAGGTAGTTAAAGGATTTGACCTCGTGCTTAAGGCGGCGCAGGGCGATCGCTCGGCCCCGGCTCCAGCCGCCTTTGACGCTAATTTTTTGCTCTTTAGGCTGGAGCAACCAAGTATTTTCAGAATAAAAGGTGAGAAACCAGGCCAGCCGGTATTCGGCGGTGACGGGCTGGCTGGCTGGGGCTGCAACGGTGGGGTTGAGGCCAATCAGCGCCGTTAGCGATAGCTCCCAGGCCTGTTTTGGAGTAATCAGCGTCACCAGAGGGGTAATGCCGGTTTTGGCACGCAGGGAGGGAGCCTTTTGGCCGTAGGCACTGTCGGGGTTGAGCCGGGTCAGCAACTCGGCGGCCTCAAGGGCAAACCAGTCGTAGCCTGCCGCAGTGGCGTCTTTATAGAGATCTTTCACCATGTCGGGCAGACGCTCTTGGGCATTTTCGACATTCACCCAGTAGAGGCAGAGCATGTCGATCAGCGCCTCAAAGCTGCTGGCGTTGTCGAGGGTGCTGACGGGGGTGCTGGTCAGGTAGCGCTTGGCGACCACATTACCCTGCATCGCCTGGGCAACTTTTTCTAGGCAGCTATAGGTCACACTCATCCAGTGGCGGTAGTTCTGCTCGGCGATGATATGGGCATAGCCTTCAGCCTCTTTGAGGCTAGTCAGCGAGCCTTCTTTGATCAGCGCCAGGATCAGAAAAATGCCGGGCACAGTGTCAAAGTAGATTTTGCGCTTACCGGTGGTTTTTTTGAGCAGTTTGAGCGCCACTGCACCCTCTTGCAGGGTTTGGGCGTAGTCGCCCCGCAGACAGCTGACCCAGCTCTGGTGCAGCAGTAGCTCAATGGGGTCTTCTTCAGCGAAGTCTTGTAGAGCGCGATCGGCCTCTGCTAGTCGGCCTCGGGCGATCAGCTGTTCGACCCAAATGCCTTTGAGGCGGTCAGACACGGTTGCGCTTGCCTCAGTACATTCTGCGTGGAGCAGGGCAAACGCATCGGGGGCCGGGGCCATAGTCAGCAGTGAATTGACGCAGAGGCTACCCAGGGCGGCTTCGTAGAGGGCGGGGGCTTGTTTAAGGCTAAGAAACCAGTCGCGATCGAAGGGGTTGTTGCATACCAGCTCAAACACCTGGGCCATGGAAATGCGGCTGGTGGCGTAGGGATTGCTGTAGTACGACTCAAACTGCTGCTCGATGTAGTTCCAGTCGTGGCGGTAGAGGCCGATGCGCACCTCGCGAATGAACTCGTCTTCGTTTTGAAACAGGCGTAGGGATTTGTTCCACCCGTGGGTGCGCACGGGGAACTGGGTCTGCACGGCTTTGGCCATAGGCTCAAAGCTGCCTCGGCTGACGGCGTCGCGGGTGACGATTTCGACCAGTAGGGGGTGGCACTGGGGGCCGTAGTTGCTGTGGGCCACCAAAAGCCGCTTGCCGGTCAGATGGACAACTAGAGGATTGAGCTGTTTTAGATCGAGGACTGACGGTTTGCCGACCTTCTCTTGGTACAGGTTGAAGCAGTCGATCAGCTTGATCTTGCCGGTGGGAATGTAAATGATGGCGTAGAGCTGCACTACCTCTCGGTCTAGCTCGGGGAGGCTTTGGTAAGACTGCACCAGGTCGGCGCGCAGGGCTGAAGCTTTTTTGGAGGCAGACATAGGAGGCGATCGCAGAAAACTGCTGGTGTTGGAATTGTATCGGTCTGAGCTAGCGACAATGTTCATCTCACACTGGGATTGGCCCAGCCTACTGAGAATAAATCACTTCTTATTGACAATATGTTGCAACAATCCCAGGACTTGGGTATCTTAGTAAAAGTGATAGTCAATAGCGATGGCAATCAATAGTTCCGCCAAACTAGCTCCAAAAAATTTCTAAAAATGCCGTAGTGCTTGTAGGCAAGGGCTTAAAGCGATTTCAGCCCTTGGTTTATCGGCCCATGGCAGCACCCACTTCAGAGTTAATTTCATTAAGCCCAAGCCCCTTGGGGCTGCCACTATGGAGAGTCAGTCGATTTAATATGCACGTTGTAAAGTCAGGCCGCTCAAAATCAGGGCAGACCGCTCAGGCCCGTCCCCTCTCTATGACCGTGGTTGAGCTAGACCGGGTCAACCGCTGGAATGTCTACCGCCGCCTCCAAGAGTTGACTATGGTGTGTGAGTGTGGCTGCGATCGCCCCCTCACCGTTGCCATCACCACCCCCGCCGATGCCCTACTGGTTTGGAGCGTAGTGCAGGCCGTGACTCTCCCTAAGCCTTCTCTCACCGACCACCTTGAGCGCTGCTGGCAGCAAAGGA is a genomic window of Nodosilinea sp. E11 containing:
- the gltB gene encoding glutamate synthase large subunit — its product is MTLSQPPQAQGLYHPQYEHDACGVGFIVHMKGAQSHTIVQQGLTILVNLAHRGAVGAEANTGDGAGILLQMPHKFMAKVAAAESITLPAPGHYGVGFFFSSPKAAERAEGRQVFEQIVAEEGQKVLGWRDVPTDNASLGETAKASEPFMQQVFIQRSVDLADDQAFERKLYIIRKRAHSAINSTGIDPYLYATSLSCRTVVYKGMLTPEQVGLYFPDLADSDMESALALVHSRFSTNTFPSWERAHPYRYVAHNGEINTLRGNINWMYARQSMFEAELFGGDLERAKPLINKDGSDSGIFDNTLELMTLAGRSLPHAMMMMVPEPWTAHESMSPEKKAFYEYHACLMEPWDGPAAIAFTDGTMMGAVLDRNGLRPSRYTVTKDDLVIMASEAGVLPIAPENVAYKGRLEPGRMFLVNMDEGRIVSDEEIKHQIAAEQPYREWLDQHLVKLADLPDSSTHLPIHPSTHPLPILQTAFGYTFEELRLLLKPMAENGVEAIGAMGTDTPLPVLSNKPRLLYDYFHQLFAQVTNPPIDSIREAIITSADTTIGSERNLLKPEPESCRLINLKTPIITNVELAKLKQAGEQGFSSVTLPMVFPAAEGEAGLESALESIFKVADEAIASGTSLIILSDRTIDADHAPIPALLAVAGLHHHLIRNGTRTRVGLVLESGEPREVHHFATLIGYGCGAINPYLVFDTIEGMISDQLLPPMDFDKACQNFIKAVTKGVIKIASKIGISTIQSYRGAQIFEALGLNHTVVDQYFTWTASRIQGVGLDVLAEEALKRHRHAFPDRPTDHITLDAGGDYQWRKEGEAHLFSPEIIHSLQKAVRTGDYEAYKRYAALVNEQEKQLFRLRDLLQFKPREPISIDEVEPVEAITRRFKTGAMSYGSISKEAHEALAIAMNRLGGKSNTGEGGEDPDRYTWTNEKGDSKNSAIKQVASGRFGVTSLYLSQAQELQIKMAQGAKPGEGGQLPGRKVYPWIAKVRHSTPGVGLISPPPHHDIYSIEDLAELIHDLKNANREARVNVKLVSEVGVGTIAAGVAKAHADVILIAGFDGGTGASPQTSIKHAGLPWELGLAETHQTLVLNNLRSRVVVETDGQMKTGRDVVIAALLGAEEFGFSTAPLVSMGCIMMRVCHLNTCPVGVATQDPELRKHFMGDPDHVVNFMTFIAQDMRELMAQLGFRTLDEMVGRTDVLEPKTAIEHWKAKGLDLSPILHQPEVGPDVGRYCQMAQDHGLETSLDMTTLLDLCEPAIARGEKVSATLPIQNVNRVVGTILGNEITKRHWEGLPEDTVHLHFQGSAGQSFGAFVPKGVTLELEGEANDYLGKGLSGGKLIVYPPKQSTFVPAENIITGNVAFYGATSGEAYIRGLAGERFCVRNSGVTAIVEGVGDHACEYMTGGKAIVLGLTGRNFAAGMSGGVAYVLDEAGDFATRCNTEMVDLEKLEDPEEIRDLQELIQRHVDYTQSKRGITLLADWENTVPKFVKVMPRDYKRVLQHIQKALADGLTGDDALTAAFEENARDTARIGGS
- a CDS encoding DEAD/DEAH box helicase — protein: MSASKKASALRADLVQSYQSLPELDREVVQLYAIIYIPTGKIKLIDCFNLYQEKVGKPSVLDLKQLNPLVVHLTGKRLLVAHSNYGPQCHPLLVEIVTRDAVSRGSFEPMAKAVQTQFPVRTHGWNKSLRLFQNEDEFIREVRIGLYRHDWNYIEQQFESYYSNPYATSRISMAQVFELVCNNPFDRDWFLSLKQAPALYEAALGSLCVNSLLTMAPAPDAFALLHAECTEASATVSDRLKGIWVEQLIARGRLAEADRALQDFAEEDPIELLLHQSWVSCLRGDYAQTLQEGAVALKLLKKTTGKRKIYFDTVPGIFLILALIKEGSLTSLKEAEGYAHIIAEQNYRHWMSVTYSCLEKVAQAMQGNVVAKRYLTSTPVSTLDNASSFEALIDMLCLYWVNVENAQERLPDMVKDLYKDATAAGYDWFALEAAELLTRLNPDSAYGQKAPSLRAKTGITPLVTLITPKQAWELSLTALIGLNPTVAAPASQPVTAEYRLAWFLTFYSENTWLLQPKEQKISVKGGWSRGRAIALRRLKHEVKSFNYLTPQDLNICAHLTADPYAYGYDNYTFSDQALVALVGHPLVFWEDSPTTRVDVVKGEPALLVRQAGAGKLEISLTPPVEQKKAITLFKETPTRLKVVEFAASHHRIAEVLGPKNALEVPETAKEQVLAAINAVAGLVTVHSDIGGGVADAEEVAAVPQPHLHLLPAGEGLKVSLLTRPFGDDGPYYRPGTGGEMVIAEIDGRRLQTHRNLKEEKKLARTVETTCPTLQRLDDEDGEWLIEDPETCLELLIEIQDLGDQAVVEWPEGEKMRITNRVGLSNFKIQIQRQRDWFAASGELQISDDQIMDMQRLMELLEKSPGRFIKLADGQFLALTQEFRKRLDDLRTYSEKSGDGVRFHPLASLAMEDWMDEVGQLKTDKHWKDHLKRLKEAQSLKPELPSTLQAELRDYQVDGFNWLARLAHWGVGACLADDMGLGKTLQALAVILARAPEGPTLIIAPTSVCMNWLSEAEKFAPTLRPMQFGTGHRQKVLDDLKPFDLLVCSYGLLQQDDVSDMLAKVEWQTIVLDEAQAIKNSATKRSKAAMKLQGGFKILTTGTPIENHLGELWNLFRFINPGLLGSQDQFSQRYANAIERNQDKQARNRLKKLIQPFILRRTKTQVLDELPARTEVTLQVELSTQEMAFYEALRREAVEKLADPTIESGTKHLQVLAEIMKLRRACCNTRLVKAETPLPSAKLEAFGEVLEELLENNHKALVFSQFVDHLSILREFLDGQNIAYQYLDGSTPAKDRKKRVDAFQAGEGDVFLISLKAGGTGLNLTAADYVIHMDPWWNPAVEDQASDRAHRIGQLRPVTIYRLVAKNTIEEKIVDLHKQKRDLADSLLEGTDMSGKISTEQLLQLISEG
- a CDS encoding Asr1405/Asl0597 family protein; the protein is MHVVKSGRSKSGQTAQARPLSMTVVELDRVNRWNVYRRLQELTMVCECGCDRPLTVAITTPADALLVWSVVQAVTLPKPSLTDHLERCWQQRSLR